Proteins encoded together in one Lathyrus oleraceus cultivar Zhongwan6 chromosome 5, CAAS_Psat_ZW6_1.0, whole genome shotgun sequence window:
- the LOC127079168 gene encoding zinc finger BED domain-containing protein RICESLEEPER 2, whose protein sequence is MNHHILKCAKKPRTTDPTQTILTYPSVEGSSLGHVSSKFDKQACRKALSIFVVLDEQPFSAVEGEGFKYYSKVMQPQFTLPSRSTVARDCFQLHLDEKQKLKAFFKSDCNRVALTTDFIPNHKGDTVGRKIEEVLRDWGIRNVPTITVDNATSNDVAITYLHRKISTMNGMMRDGKCFHMRCAAHILNLVVNEGLKDKHLSITSVRDAVRFVKFSPYRAVKFKECIEFAGITCKKLVRLDVSTRWNATYLMLEAAEKFQAAFDKLEYEESSYREFFGKGSPPSSDDWDIVRAFISFLKLFYEATNVFSTSQSGSLHSAFHQVSAIYCELKQATMNLNGVFASVGGDMMEKYNRYWGCATKMNKLIYF, encoded by the exons ATGAACCATCACATTCTAAAATGTGCAAAGAAGCCTAGAACCACTGATCCCACCCAAACTATTCTTACATACCCCTCTGTAGAAGGATCTAGTTTGGGTCATGTTAGCTCCAAATTTGACAAGCAAGCTTGTAGAAAAGCTTTGTCAATTTTTGTGGTTCTAGATGAACAACCATTTAGTGCAGTTGAGGGGGAAGGTTTTAAGTACTATTCTAAAGTAATGCAGCCCCAATTTACTCTCCCATCTAGGAGTACAGTAGCTAGAGACTGTTTTCAGCTACACTTGGATGAGAAACAAAAACTAAAAGCCTTCTTTAAGTCTGACTGCAATAGAGTAGCACTTACTACTGATT TTATTCCAAACCACAAGGGTGATACGGTAGGTAGGAAGATTGAAGAGGTGTTAAGGGATTGGGGAATTAGGAATGTGCCTACCATAACTGTTGATAATGCAACTTCAAATGATGTAGCTATAACATATTTGCATAGAAAAATATCAACTATGAATGGGATGATGAGGGATGGAAAATGTTTTCATATGAGGTGCGCTGCTCACATATTGAACTTGGTGGTAAATGAGGGTTTGAAAGATAAGCATTTGTCTATTACTAGTGTTAGGGATGCTGTTAGATTTGTCAAGTTCTCACCTTATAGGGCAGTCAAGTTTAAAGAATGCATTGAATTTGCTGGAATAACTTGTAAAAAACTAGTACGCCTCGATGTTTCAACTCGTTGGAACGCGACATATTTGatgcttgaggctgcagagaaGTTTCAAGCTGCTTTTGATAAGCTTGAGTATGAAGAGTCGAGCTATAGGGAGTTCTTTGGAAAAGGTAGTCCTCCTAGTAGTGATGATTGGGACATTGTTAgagcttttatctcttttttaAAGTTATTCTATGAAGCAACTAATGTTTTTTCCACCTCTCAAAGTGGGAGTTTGCATAGTGCTTTTCACCAAGTGTCTGCGATCTATTGTGAGCTGAAGCAAGCTACTATGAACTTGAATGGTGTTTTTGCAAGTGTGGGTGGGGACATGATGGAAAAGTATAATAGATATTGGGGGTGTGCTACTAAGATGAACAAGTTGATTTATTTTTGA